One window of the Brassica napus cultivar Da-Ae unplaced genomic scaffold, Da-Ae ScsIHWf_389;HRSCAF=611, whole genome shotgun sequence genome contains the following:
- the LOC125603760 gene encoding uncharacterized protein LOC125603760, translating into MWTNKFFFLLTVACMVVFGTAQTLPSIPGQDPADCLSSLELIPNCISEIFGSIISGQIGTIGHSCCHAFLGLNADCVTQTFASAPLFPPTLRVHCSKQS; encoded by the coding sequence ATGTGGACCAACAAGTTTTTCTTCCTTCTTACAGTTGCATGCATGGTCGTGTTCGGTACAGCTCAAACGTTGCCTTCGATACCTGGACAGGACCCAGCAGATTGTTTGTCATCGTTGGAACTTATTCCTAACTGTATCTCAGAAATTTTTGGATCGATAATAAGTGGACAAATCGGGACTATTGGTCACTCTTGCTGCCATGCCTTTTTGGGTCTCAATGCAGATTGTGTCACTCAGACGTTTGCCTCCGCTCCTCTCTTCCCTCCGACTCTACGGGTTCATTGTTCCAAACAATCGTAA
- the LOC125603759 gene encoding nitrile-specifier protein 5-like translates to MSPVAENKWVKVGQKGSGPGPRSSHALTVVGNKVYCFGGELKPTIHIDNDLYVFDLETQEWSIAPATGDAPFPCFGVSMVPIGTTIYVYGGRDDTRRYNGLYSYDTLTNKWEMLSPVEEGLPGRSYHSMACDDRNVYVFGGVTAKGRVNTLHGYDVVGRKWVEYPAGGEACKGRGGPGLVVVEGKVWVLFGFDGNELGDIHCFDLGTCKWTAVETTGDVPPARSVFPAVRSGKEIVVYGGEEEPHELMHMGAGKLSGEVYRLDTETLVWEKVVDGTEEGKKPSPRGWCAFAVAVKDGEEGLLVHGGNSPTNERLDDMVFWRF, encoded by the exons ATGAGTCCTGTGGCTGAGAACAAATGGGTCAag GTGGGTCAGAAAGGATCAGGTCCTGGACCAAGAAGCTCACATGCACTTACCGTCGTGGGCAACAAAGTCTACTGCTTTGGCGGGGAGCTTAAACCAACGATCCACATCGACAACGATCTCTACGTCTTCGATCTCGAGACTCAAGAATGGTCCATAGCCCCAGCAACAGGGGACGCTCCGTTCCCCTGTTTCGGTGTCTCAATGGTCCCTATCGGCACCACCATCTACGTCTACGGTGGCCGCGACGACACTCGCAGATACAACGGCCTTTACTCTTACGACACTCTCACAAACAAGTGGGAGATGCTGTCTCCCGTTGAGGAAGGGCTTCCCGGTCGTAGCTACCACTCTATGGCATGTGATGATCGTAACGTTTACGTCTTTGGTGGTGTTACGGCCAAAGGACGTGTAAACACGTTGCATGGCTATGACGTGGTTGGTCGGAAGTGGGTTGAGTATCCGGCGGGTGGTGAAGCTTGTAAAGGGAGAGGAGGACCAGGGCTTGTGGTTGTGGAAGGGAAGGTTTGGGTTTTGTTTGGGTTTGACGGTAATGAATTGGGTGATATTCATTGCTTTGATTTGGGTACATGTAAATGGACCGCTGTGGAGACCACCGGGGATGTACCGCCGGCGAGAAGTGTGTTTCCGGCGGTTCGTTCGGGGAAAGAGATTGTGGTATATGGTGGTGAGGAGGAGCCGCATGAGCTGATGCATATGGGAGCTGGGAAGTTGTCTGGAGAGGTTTATAGGCTTGATACGGAGACGTTGGTTTGGGAGAAGGTTGTGGATGGTACTGAGGAAGGGAAGAAGCCGAGTCCACGTGGGTGGTgcgcgtttgcggttgcggttaAGGATGGTGAGGAAGGTTTGCTGGTTCACGGTGGGAATAGTCCGACCAACGAGCGTCTTGATGATATGGTGTTTTGGCGTTTCTAG